A portion of the Punica granatum isolate Tunisia-2019 chromosome 7, ASM765513v2, whole genome shotgun sequence genome contains these proteins:
- the LOC116214803 gene encoding glycine-rich protein 5-like, translated as MSSSKLLFLVLLGALVCSACSSRGLLGEKVSGSASFEEEKTFYHHPKFGGGGLGGGGGGGFGGGGRGGLGGGSGFGGGAGAGGGLGGGGGLGGGGGGGFGGGGGGGVGGGAGGGFGGGAGAGGGLGGGAGGGGGGGFGGGGGGGLGGGAGGGFGAGGGAGGGTGGGFP; from the coding sequence ATGAGTTCTTCAAAGTTGCTCTTTCTCGTGCTCCTCGGAGCGCTCGTGTGCTCCGCCTGCAGCTCCCGGGGGCTTTTGGGTGAGAAAGTGTCGGGTTCAGCCTCCTTTGAGGAGGAGAAGACATTCTACCACCACCCGAAGTTTGGTGGCGGCGGTCTAGGTGGTGGAGGAGGTGGCGGTTTTGGTGGTGGAGGCCGTGGTGGACTCGGTGGTGGATCCGGTTTTGGTGGCGGTGCTGGCGCGGGAGGTGGGCTCGGTGGAGGTGGTGGGCTTGGTGGTGGCGGTGGGGGAGGCttcggtggtggtggtggaggcGGCGTTGGAGGTGGTGCTGGGGGAGGGTTCGGTGGTGGAGCCGGAGCTGGCGGAGGACTTGGTGGAGGTGCTGGAGGTGGCGGCGGTGGAGGGTTTGGAGGAGGCGGCGGTGGGGGACTTGGTGGTGGCGCGGGAGGTGGATTTGGTGCTGGAGGTGGTGCCGGAGGAGGGACTGGGGGTGGATTCCCTTGA